Below is a window of Scatophagus argus isolate fScaArg1 chromosome 24, fScaArg1.pri, whole genome shotgun sequence DNA.
CTTATTTCACATCTGCAGGCCGAACTGCACAAAAATCCTCCTCACATTCTCGAGAAGTTTGATTCAAGAAGAGAAATTAAAGATGACAACTCAGCccgagagaaaataaaaatgaaaccaggAAGCGCGGTTTTGCTTGTTAAATTTCGTTTTAAGgctaaatatttaattcaacgattaggatttatttttcatgacaCTAAAATGTACAAATTACTACAATAAACGTGTTTGATCCTCCACCTTTAATggactaaaaaaagaaatgaaaacattaaaacgattttgtgtctgaactgattgaaaaactcaataaaacaatacacgataaccagaaaaacaaaaatcatttctgttcatttgtaaAAGTCATGAAAATGTTGTCTCAGATTTTTGGAGAATCAAAACTCATCTGACTTGAATTTGAACTGATTTGAATTTattctctgacattttgtttattttgcgTGAGACAAACGCGGCCGGCGGTTTGGGGACAACAAATCATCCGCCGAGTCTCAGCCGCTGCGCTTCGGCTTTCATTGGCTGCTGATTTGAAACAGACATTTGCTTCGTGTTGAGTCCATCTTTTCTGATCGAATCTGACGGTTTTCCGTCCGCAGCGGCTCCGTTTCACACGCGGACACAAACGGGCCGCGCCGGCGCTCCGTGCGTAATTACGCGTGAAAAATCCAAATCCCTGCAGAGCGCGTGTTTTCCGCTCTGATCCAAACACTGATGGGATGATGGATATTGACACGGGACAGGACGGCGACCCccacccacaaacacaccacccCGCTCACCCCCTTTGGCTCAGTCGGCTTCAGTTTGTCATCATGACGGAAAACTTGACTTCGTCTTCAGACTTTGTTTAACTCGTCTTCTCTCATAATTAActccatttaaaatgttttatgtgaagtgtttttgttgttgtaaatcAGACATTAAAAGTCATCCaccttgaaatattttctgacagaaatgattaaataaaagcgctcattttaatgcagttttaacCTGCAggatttcaggaaaaaaacagaaaaatattcaaatcgGGGCAGAAAACGTTTTTCGTTTCGAGTGTTGAGGGTTGTTTATGAACAtgtaaacttttatttttctgctcgAACACAGTGATGAAGATGCTGacattcctctcctcttcctcccagtCAGAGCACACAGTAAAGAAGACTCCAAGGAGGACGAGTGCGGCCGGAAAGACGAGAGTTTCTCCATGGACAGTGACTTGGACTACAGCTCCGACGACAACCTCACCTCCATGTGTCACAAGGAGGACGGGGACGGCGGCGCAGGAGCTTTGGACGACGGCCCGCACCTGCACGGCTCCTccggcggcggcggcggcggaggCGGCGGCGGGAGCGGCGGAGGCGGCAAGAACCGGCGGCGGCGGACGGCGTTCACCAGCgagcagctgctggagctggagaaggagttCCACTGCAAGAAGTACCTGTCGTTAACCGAGCGCTCCCAGATCGCGCATGCGCTGAAGCTGAGCGAGGTGCAGGTGAAGATCTGGTTCCAGAACCGGCGCGCCAAGTGGAAACGCGTCAAGGCCGGAAACGTCAATAACAAATCCGGGGAGCCGTCCAGGAACCCCAAAATAGTGGTGCCCATCCCGGTGCACGTGAGCCGCTTCGCAATAAGGAGTCAGCACCAGCAGATGGAGCAGGCCAGACCGTAGAAGAAGAACAGACTCCTGACTGAGAGGCGAAGCGGATCCCGTTCCGTCACAAACACGTTTCACTTTCGTTTATTTAAGAGCATCACATTGAAACCCTGCAGGTTTTTAAGTCCGTCTCATCAGCTTCAGTTTGACACCGGAATCTGACAGCACGTCCCGGTGAAAAGTTAAAACCAGAACAGGAGAAACTGTGAGACCACCTCAGGCCGCCCTTTTTATTTCCATGTGAACAATAAAGACCGTCAGGCTCGTGCAGCGTCGGCTctaaaatttcactttttaaatgaagaaaatctgcCGAATTCCTACAGAATTTATTTGTTCGTTTTCATGAGGTCTAAAACCAAAAATCGGACAAACAGCCTGACGGTGTCATCCAGAGGAAATCCGGcagtgaattaaaaaatgttaatttttccCAACGGAGTTTGGTTTGAATCACTGAAAATGACGTTTGGATAAAGAACCCCATTGAGATGAATGAAGATTTTGATTTGTCAGATGATTTCAGTCGTCAACACGAGACTCAGTGCGGTTCTGCGCGTGAAGACGCGccgctgaggaggaggaggaggaggatgaagagacaAACCGACGCGGTGACCAGCTCCTCCCCcacatgtaaatacacaccCGGGACCAAAGCGAGGACCCGGAGCGGAACACCTGGGCTTTTCTGAACCTGCTGTCTGTGCTACtgaacatttgaaaaactcttCCCTCGAACTGCTCTTTGGATCAAACTGTTATCGCttcaagatttttcttttccttttcttcttttggacAAAATGACGCTgctaatttatttatataaaattgTGCAAAGGTAACTAACATTCCCTGACGTATGGAGTCCCAAAAGTTATACACGTGTGAATTAAAAGATGAAACCTGACCAGATGTTCACAGCTGCTTGGTCTCCATTCATGTTCCggcttctctttctttcctacTAAAACCGACCGTCCAATTCTGATatttagaattttaaaaattcactgtgtttattaaaatacataaacGACGACTTCTTACTCACCCCAGTCACGACGGTTGATTTAACAGGTGGATTATTGTCTTGATTAATCgatttaataaataaaagtccaGATGTTGAAGTGTGAAGGCCCGACGCCTTTAAGGCCACAGATGTttcagtgtgatgtggaaaagaGGCTGTAAaatgaacaggaagcagaatTAAACttcaataaattaattaaacttaaatttcaaattaattttacaGAAATAATTCATCCGGTTTGTTTTGACAGGAAAATGACAattttaacaaggaaaaataaaaaaatcagcgcagattttttagtttattttcctgtttgtctgcttcctggaggtcaaaggtcactctAATGTCCTGCCGGCTGAGGCGTCACGGCCGGAAACCAAAGTCTTTCCAGGCCGGAAACAAACCGCCCGCCGGGCTCTGACTGCGGGCCTGCGGCGCTCTGAGCTCTGCGGGGGCCAAACTCGGCTTAGAAATTTGGtaaatttgatttgataaaTTTGGTTAAACGACGAGGCTTTTGGCGACGAAATCGATGAAACgtcacaaatcatttttaatcatCAATTGTTCATTTTGTGGGGGAACCAAACGAAGTGTCCGcttacacacagaaaaacaaagcaacaaaaccaATAgattaaaattaacatttaaatatgagGCACAAATACCCGGATTGTCCAGCTCGTGGTTGTCTCCAGGTGTGCTCAGCTGACGTGTCACTCCTTCCGGTCACCGGGCTAACAGCTGAAACATCGGCATCAATGGGAACTGCTTACTGTCCCCGTTTCACCctgttattcatttatttatttatttattttgtcactcGAGGCTACCTGTACTGCGGTGTGTCCGGTAACAGGAAGTGTCGTCAGCCAGGTGGAGCCTGGAGGAAGTTTGACCTGAAGAGACCAGCGAACAAAACCAAAACGTTCAGGCCGTCACGTCCTTCATGACTGATCTGAGCTCAGATTTCAGACCGAATTCACACATGGAAGAACCTTCACGTTGGTCCGTCTGATTTGTCCGTTTGCACGAGCTTCCGCCTACGACGTACCTGCACGTCATGACGCAGTGCTCTGTGTCGTCATGGCGGCGGGTTGTCAGGGCCCAGAATCGAATTCAACTTCATTTTAGACtcaaataaatcattaaaaggCAATTCTGCCCCCTTCGACTCAACCAGTCGATtggcagaaaattaatcagcaacatTACTGaaaattgattaatcatttgaaTCAATTAGGAAGCTGTGAAAGCCTCTTCCCgcttttctctttaatttcattttggaGTTGGAGCTGATTGAAGACGTCACTTCGGGCAGATTTTATGCTGTTTTCTGACAAGTTTgggatgaaaaaaatgaattgattaatttagaaaaaacaaGTGATAATAGAAATGATCAGCCTGTTGTAGAGAAggacaaaataaagcagaaaatctcgtgttttactttgaaaagctgaaacttTTACAGCCTGAAATGAGTTCAGCGCTCAGCCTGCGAGCAGCTGGTCTCTGGGAGGACGCGGACCTCGTTGTGTCGGGACTTTGGTCGTCCTGCTGAACCCTGATGCTGCTGGTCTCTGGGAGGACGCGGACCTCGTTGTGTCGGGACTTTGGTCGTCCTGCTGAACCCTGATGCTGCTGGTCTCTGGGAGGACGTGGACCTCGTTGTGTCGGGACTTTGGTCGTCCTGCTGAACCCTGATGCTGCTGGTCTCTGGGAGGACGCGGACCTCGTTGTGTCGGGACTTTGGTCGTCCTGCTGAACCCTGATGCTGCTGGTCTCTGGGAGGACGTGGACCTCGTTGTGTCGGGACTTTGGTCGTCCTGCTGAACCCTGATGCTGCTGGTCTCAGGACTGGACTGGTCGCACTGAGTCGAACTGACGGACTCACAAATGCACAGTTTCggtttttcacatttaatgtaagtcttgtttttatttcagccaaTAAAAATCTGATGTGAGGGGACAAAATCCGCATCCGGGGTCTTGAACCTGCAGCGTGAACGGCGACGGAGGCTGCGCGTGACTCTAATGAATTTCTTTGCAAATTGTAATCAAGCCGGGCCGTCGCGGTCGGCTGACAAATGGCACCCGGGGGGGATCGGCCTCGGCCTCGGCTcttcactgcagcagacagcctccctcctcctcactgaATTAACAGCAACCTGCTCGGGTTTCAGATGAACTCCTGCAGATTAATCCTCAGTGTGTCGTCGTCTTCTTCGGTGGtggtttcctctgctgtctgggTGGAGTGTTGTGCTCTTTGTGGGGAGATAAATTCACCCTTCATTACCATAACTTCCTGTCAGATTATGGCTAAAAAAGGGGGacgaaaataaaaacaaaaaaattgtaaGCAAAGGAGTCAGAGGGAGCAGAAAATTCTCATTCAAAACTCCAATTTAAAAACGCACACATTTTTGATTTCCAGTCCACAAAAAGGGCCCCTCGTTCAGAGCTGAAGAAAAGCCAATCAGAGGACGTGCAGTTCGATTATCGGGGTTTTATCTGATCACAGGAGTGAAGAGTGaacccccaccaccatcacaaACCACACGCTTAACAGTCAGTGACACCTGAATGAAAGCtccacagtgaaaatgttgacaTGTCAGCTGCTTACCTCAGGGTAAAAACATGTGCGGTGCTGAATTAAATTCCTACAAAactattcatttcattttgattgtttCATCCTGAAAAAGAAAGCCAAAGTGCAGACTGTTCATGTTTTTGCAGTGAAGACAGAAATCTCACATTCTGTAAAGACGGCagagcaacaacagaaaacGGAGCACGAACAGAGTTTATATTAAGAAGCAATATTCTTGTCTTTATTGAAAGAGACACATTACAGTAGAAGACTCTGTATTAAGTAAAATTTTTCAACAACGTTACTGTACAGCCAACAAAAAgtcaataacaataataataatattaataataataataattagatGAACAATGACAATAAGGACAATAATGTGTTTGCACGATAATTCATGACAGGGAGAATCAAATGAGGACTGCGGGAAATCTACAAAATGGGGCGGAGTCTTCCTCACAGGGTGCGTTTATAAATAATGCAGAGGACGGCCCTGGTGGGTGGGGCTTAGGGGTAAAAGCTTTTAGAGGTAACCGGACAAACCAAACTTTGACCACATGGAGTCCTTTTTTCTCCGTTGTTTGGAGTCTATGTACAGATGAGGCGGCGGCGAGCGGGAAGATTAGCGCCGCCGCCGTTTATGCGGTGTATCTACAAGCAGGCAGCTTCACTTGCTCTCAGTTTCCAAAGCTCGTCATATCTGTGCTAACGCCACCGGGAAACGTGCTGAGCGAAGCCACTGCTAGCTCAGATTAGCTAACTGACTGCTAGCTTCACAGGATGTTTGCAGCCGCTACACACAAAGCGCTGCGGTTAGCTTTAGTGACGGATGACTCGGCAGTTTCTGTGAATATAAACAGCAGATGTGGGCGAACTTTCTCTGCTCCAATCAAACGAAATAAACTTTTGGCTCCAGAGACGCTTAAAGTCTGACACTTTTGCTTCCCTCCGTTAGCTGACTGATGACTGGCTGCAGCCTGAGTCCGTCACGTGACACCATGCTGCCATGCTAAAGTGTTAGCTACAGTAAAGGTTAGTGTTCCCATTGgcaaattatttgtttttctgctccagTCAACTTTAAATCAATGAACTCTGTGGACTTTGTGACTCTGTGTCTTCATAATTCCCCGCTAAGAGTTAGCGTTATCATTAACCCCATTTCGACTTGTCTCTGCTCATGTGGACTCCAGTTCAGGGCCACGCCGATCAGAATTCAGATGGTGCACAAAATCGGAGCACACGTCAGTTTGGAGGAAGACGCCACCGCTTAGAGAAACgaggaaatgacatcacatgCCGATAAAAGCAACACGAGCTGTAGTGGAAAAGACAGACTGAGTCAGATTTAGTGCATTTCTGTCATAAATAAAAGGACGCGCTGTCCCACTGTCCCGGTTCAGGACAGATGAGGGACGAGTCGGATATaaaaacattacacacacaagTTGCGGTCAAACCCCATCGTTTAGCATCAACGGGACTAATGGCACGTACAGCAACACGGCCGCGCGACATCAGGAAGGAAAAGGCAGGcgagtaaaaaacaaaaaggcaaaggGAGGgacacttcttcttctttcagctctttctcACGTTCCTGTGGGGGGACACTGGGGGACACTGCAGCAACGTCAGCGTTTGCAGTGCGGCTGCCACAGTGATGGACGTGTTGATGAATATTGCTTGGATACTCAGTCACAGGAGTCTGCACGTGACGAGACCTGAGACAGAGCCGGACCCTGAAAGACCAGCAGCTCCCAGAACGAGTCGTTTCTGCATCGACCGACTCCAAAGGTCCCAGAGACCAGCAGCGTCTAGACCAGGTCCAGGCGAAACCCGGACGGGTGCGCACAACCCTCAATCGgcgctgacacaaacacacatgagaATAAGTCTCCTACTCTGCAAGCCGACATACTGGTCCAGGACTTCCTGTCTTCTCGACAGGAAGTCGctgctgaaagagagaaagtgagagagaaaagaggcgACTATTTACAACGAGGACGAGGACGTTTCCAGACCAGAGACGAGGAAGAAGCCCTTCTTAGTGATTCGCTGAGCACATCAGGGAGACTGTCTGATTGGACGGGACTGGAGGAAACTCTcattcaaacaacaacacagacagaaagtgaccctttgaaagacaaaaagccttttttaaagaaacacgAAAGTGAGTTTTAGAGTCTGACGATTCGGCGTCTGGAATGGAACAACGCGAAGCAGCTCGACTCTTCATCGCTCGTCTGATCTGACTCGCACATTAAAAACAcctgaagaagaaggaggagatcATTTCCCTTTTCGCTCCGTGTTAGCTGCTTTGTCCTCTTTTccactttttccacattaaaacaaGAAAGTTCATGTCAGGGACAGTTTGAATTAAATGTTGTTTGACCAGCTTTAAGATGCTCACAATTCAGTCACTTTAGACAAAacttttaaaaccacaaacaatAACGACATCCGAATCATTTCCCAAACTAAACCAACTCTGGCTGGTTCTCGTGTTTGCTGGATTTCGTCGTCTGTTCAGACTGAAAATCACTTTTTTGGGTTTTGAGCTACAAGAACAATTTGAAGTCATTTAGTTCGTTTAGTTCGGCTCTGAGCTGAGTGAAGGGAAGACACCCGAAAGCCCGGCCGAAGGAGAAGACGAAGGGGCGTTTCCGATCGACGGTCTCCGGTCCCTGAGCCTGAGAAGAGCTTCTGTACGTTAACAAAGCGAGAGCGTCCCCTCGTCCGCGGGGACGCTCTCAACGATTGGTCCAGCAATGCACACCCAGATATAATATACACAATCCAGGAAGAATGTCTTAAATTAACACAGAGGAGAGCGTCTAGGACATGCGATCTATCACACTTCTGATTTCCTCCTAAAACATCGAGAtacttttcacattaaaagaacGCGTGAAGGCAGACAAGTCAAAGAGGCGAGAGGAGGCGAAGCGCCGACGCCGCGGGCCGggactcctcctccacccacgACGACGGTGGTGATGAAGGTGGTGATGATGAGGTGCGTGTGGACGTGCTACGAAGACTCCCCCTCTCGTCTCCTTCGTGATATCTTTGTCTCGTGGTCGTCTTTGTGGCATCTGGGCGATATGTTCCGGCGAGTCAGGCTTCTGAAGATCCTGATTGGCTGTCGTTTGGCTGTGGGCGAGTCGTTCAAAGTGTTTCTGAGTCCCAAGTCGGAGGGGAAACTGAGTAGTGTTGGATCGtaggtgtgtgtgatgaggtATGATGTCCCCGCAGCTTCAGACTGGCCTTCATTGGATGCCAGAAGTCATGTGactatttcccaaaatgctctTTTCTTCCTGTTGAGGGTTCTCCCAAATAGACACGTGGACGCGGCGTCACCACTGATCCGGGATCAGCTGTATTCAGTCTGTGGTGGTTGTCAGGTGAGGTGGGCGGGGCTTAGAGTCACAACAGGTAGTGGTTCCCAAAATAAACGGTCAGGATTCTCCCAGATCGGGTTTTGTTTAGTCTGTCACAGAGCCGTCATATGAGCGCGGCGCTGCcggtgctgctgcagctgttgttgcgGTTGGTGTTGCGGCGCGACAGGTTGGGCGTGGCCATGAGCGGGTAGCGCTCGTCGGGGCAGCCGTACTGAGCCAGCGTGTCGACGCACTCCTGACTGTTGGCCTGCCGAGCGTACGCCATCGCACTGTTGCCATGGACGTCCCTCGCCATCAGGTCCACGCCGtactgcaagagagagagagagagagaaaatcagtcAGTACCTGAATCTTAAATTGCTGTCAATAACTTCCTGCACAggtgtttcacaataaaagcctgaCGGCCAGCAGTCGTACCCAGATGAGGAGCTGCGTGATGACCACGTTGCCCTTGCGGCTGGCCAGGTGCAGCGCGTTGCGTCCGTCTCCTTCGCCGCAGGTCTCGTTGACCTGCTGTCGCCCTCCGTGCGCGAGCAGCAGGACGACGGAGCGAAGGTCCTCCTCGGCCGTCGCCCTCAGCAGCTGCTGGCCCAGCGACAGGTCGGTGCCGGGCAGCGAGGCCAGGAACAGGCGCTGCTCGTACTTGGCCCGGATCCAgcgctccctctcctccctgacagacacaacacacGGGAGAGTCAGACCGAAGCGACAGGAAGCTGAGGAGCAGTGACGGTCCGACAAAGTAAAACTTCCTGACTGAGCCTGACTGAGCTGCCCAACAGAGGAATAATGAACAATTCTGATGATCAGTCGTCCGTCATCCTCACTTTCTGACGTCAGCGTTTCGGTCTCGACTTGGCGGTGATTCCCCCGTCGTGGGGGCTCACAGCGAGACGCTTTACAGGAAGCGGACGTggaatttaatttgttttcaccGTTCGACCTCCGAGTGTAAAATAAGACacagtgagaggcagagggaCACGCGGGGTGAAAGGCGAGGGGACGTGGACACATTGTTCCCCAATCGAGTGTCATTAACTGCTGATCTGTCTAATCCACGGCCGCGATGCCTCTAATCTCTGCACAAATCCCTCCGTGTAAACAGCAGCTCATTCAGCACTGCTGGGATTAGTCCGGCCTCAGGAGACGGGAcgggacgggggggggggggtgaggcCCGGGGGAGGAGAGATATTGAGCTGTCCCCcccttcccttcctccccctccttaACAAAATAAGAGCACCTCCTCCAGGGGGTGAGGTGGcaggaaacagagaaggagacacTGAAAACCTCCTCCATGACACTGAGCCGAGTGCTGGACCTCAGAGCAAACTGAGTTCCACCTCAAAACCTTCTCTGCTAACTTCACGTGATCTGACAcagatttttctgtctctgacgCCTGAAACTCGTCTCCTCTGGTTGTTCTGTGGGGTTTGACCCTGAACTGCAGTCCTGCTTTGACCCGCCTGATTGgcttctccttcctgtttcatctgtttcatcACAAACGTTCAGTTAGCTGACCTGACTGAGATTTAAACTCGCTAAGGACACCTCAGAAATCAAGAGTCTGTCTTCAGCGAGTCTGGTGGACAGATGGGACAGAGAGGTGCATGATGGGAAGAGAAGgcgagacaaaaaaaaatctaaacaaaatgaaaaagttctGAGTCTGTGTGGGAACCTGGCAGATTCTCATTAAGTCTCTTCCTGGAGACCTGCGTGTGTGtcgggggtgtgtgtgtgtgtcgggggtgtgtgagtgtgtgtgtgtgtgtcgggggtgtgtgtgtgtgtgtcaggggtgTGGTGGGTGGGACGACAGCAGCTAGCATCACGGAATGTCCCGGGAGCTTCTCCTTCCTGCCCAGGCCCAGAAAGAGAGTAGGGAGGCTGGGCATGAGACTACGGCCGACAGCCCCCGGACAAagcctggaggtgtgtgtgtgtgtgtgtgtgtgtgctctcagcAGGGCTTCGTCCTTCTGTCCTTCAGAGGACGGAGAGGAAATGTGAGGCCAGTGGACCCAGGAAACGCATGCCTTCCCCTCCTGCTGGAGTTGCTAAGGgccactcctgtgtgtgtgtgtgtgtgtgtgtgtgtgtgtgagtgtgtgtgtgagtgagtgtgtgtgtgtgtgaaggtcaGGGCTGTGTGGATACGGTCTGACTGTACGTTCAGCTCAGAAGATCGTTCTCCTCATGTTCCCGTTTcagcagaaaagagaaaatattctCCCGACTGGACACAAAACGCTTAACTccaaaaagtaaaactaaaacgCACTTCTGTAATCGTCTCATCAGCTTAACTGATGCATCGTCCAGGTGTCAGACAGGTGAAGTGTGTGGTCTGAGTGGACATCCAGCAGTTTGTCTCCTCCAACACGCTGCAGTGGAGCGTTGAGGTGTCCACAGACTTATGGCCACgcagtgtgtcagcagcaggaggaaacactttctgattcacacacacgacacaacaaatcttctgtttgtgtgtgttggtgtgtgttgcaGTAAACATCATCACGAGCTAACGAGTCCTGAAAACACACCTCTGGATGGTGGAGAGGCTAATTGCACTAATTAAccacacagagtgtgtgtgtgtgtgtgtgtgtgtgttaacatgtgtCTCGGAGCGCACACACTCATATTTCTTgtgttaatctgtgtgtgtgtgccttttcaCATCCCATTAGTCGTAACGCTGCGCTGCAGCACCAAGGCATGCTGGGTAGATAATTAAACATGAGTCCCTGTGAGATGCTTTGTgacagggaaacacacacacacacgcacacacacacacacacacacacacaggcccagaGGGGTGAGGACGTGTGTGTGCCAGTCAGttaaattaaatgataaaaattaCAAACACGCACTCACACGTCCACTGATTCCACTGGTCTGAAGGTTTAAGAAGCTGCTGCACAAACGATGAGGTAAACGAGTCCTGAGCGCCGTCCTGATGGGTGGACCTGTTGATTGACAGCTTCATCAGCTGCGTGTTGCGGCGTCAGCTTGCGGTCGCCGTTGGAAACGGTGGGGCGGGATGTGATTTGGTTTGGGGGCCACTCAGGGAGCCGCGCTGGGCCCACTGCACTCCCCTGATTTCCTGCCTGTTGTTTGAGCTCAGAGAccctgcactgtgtgtgtgtgtgtgtgtgtgtgttcccccCGAGCGGCCGCTTTGTCCGGTTGTgtttacacgcacacacacacgtttcctGTTCGTCCACAGGGCGTTTGGCCTGAACTGACTGAGTGACCCCCGCTGGACGTCCCGCCAGCTGCTCCCCCTCagctccctgtgtgtgtgtgtgtgtgtgtgtgtgtgtgtttaaggggGTCATCAGTCCACGACCCCAAAACAGAGCCTGGACACAGAGCTGAAAGCCGGCACACACACCCCGATAATCACACCAGGCTGATTAGCTGAATTAGCAGCTCAGAGCTGAAGAGCCCGACAGTCGGCGTCCCGTCACTTCTGCTCTTCAGGGCTCGAAACGTTTTCACAGCGTTAGAACGTAAACGAGATCACCGCACAACACGAGTCAGAGCGTGTCTGACTGCAGCACCGTTCCACATCCGgactcacaaacacaccagatCATAGTTTAGATTTTCACtggcacacaaacaacagcaacttCCACAACTCAACTTCctgcatgcttttatttttttagttaaaTTTTTGTCTTTCTAAATGAATTTCTCAGTAAATAATTCAAACtggattttcttttgcttgcaaaaaaatgtcagcatctCAGAAACTGACTTTCACCCATTTATTTAAAACTCTGCGTTCAGCCTTCGAGGTCGGGGAATTTCCCCTTTTGAaaatcctttcaaaataaaatcatggcATTTGCATGTTAACAACAGCTAAAAAATAAAGGTTtaaaacagaggagaaagatTGTGCAGTTGAGTTGAGCCCACAGCGTCGAGCTGAGATGAATGAGCCAACACGCTGCTGTGAAAGCCCATCATTAATTACAGTGTggaggatggtgtgtgtgtgtgtgtgtgtgtgtgtgtgaggtaatGAGCGGTAGGAAACGGGGTTAAGAGTGACATGGTGTCAGTGGCTTCTCTTCTGGCCTAATTAGCCCTCTAATTAATAGattaatagatagatagatagagcgTGGATAAGAGCATCAGCTAACTGCCGACCTAATGCGAATGGAAGATGAATCGCTGTCACGCCGTCACGCCGTCACGTGGACGCTTTCTAACAAGGTGAGGAACAAAAAGTCGCTCGAATTCTCTTTTAAAATCTCGcgtgctttgtgtttttattcgCTCTTACAGCAgggaaggaaaagacaaaaggaaagaagaggagacgAGGCTGAAATCAATTAGCCTTTCCTAGCAGGTCGTTAGCTGTCCTTGGATAGGCACGGATAATTacagggagggtggagggggtgagggggtcCGGGTGAGgcgaggagggggaggggggccGGACTGAAATCAACCGAGCAGACGGAGACGGACGGGTTAAATCGGactgagatttaaaaaaagaggagagacgATGCAAATGAGGAGAGAAGGTGGAGAaggatggaggtggaggagaagctgaAACGTGACGCTCCAGTGGTGCCACACAGATacaggaaagaagagagaaggaggaggatccagaaaaataaaaagaggtggaggagcagcaggatggaGGAAACATCAGAAACACCCACACTCATCTCAAACCTCCACAGCAACTTTAGGACCAATTAGGGAAGCCGAGAGA
It encodes the following:
- the gbx2 gene encoding homeobox protein GBX-2, which gives rise to MSAAFSPSFMVMQRPLGSTTAFSIDSLIGGPPQPSPGHFVYTGYPMFMPYRSVVLQPPPPPPPGLQQALPAGHHPHPQIPSLQSGFCSSLAQGLTQGMALTSTLMASLPGGFSPSQQHQEAARKFGSQALHAVFDKTQELRLDAEDGKSFLQGKESAALQAFHDSDTSLQTSTVRAHSKEDSKEDECGRKDESFSMDSDLDYSSDDNLTSMCHKEDGDGGAGALDDGPHLHGSSGGGGGGGGGGSGGGGKNRRRRTAFTSEQLLELEKEFHCKKYLSLTERSQIAHALKLSEVQVKIWFQNRRAKWKRVKAGNVNNKSGEPSRNPKIVVPIPVHVSRFAIRSQHQQMEQARP